A section of the Polyodon spathula isolate WHYD16114869_AA chromosome 51, ASM1765450v1, whole genome shotgun sequence genome encodes:
- the rnf115a gene encoding E3 ubiquitin-protein ligase RNF115, whose product MAEAAAVSRHRFFCHCCKGEVSPKLPEYICPRCESGFIEEVADDSSLLESGASAVNDDAAMQFSELWHLLFVERPFSLDLDSRESAERQQLSGSEHWGPGRPTRLQNQRRYRSRGTTRPERSPAVEGIVQQFLAGLFANSGVPGSPPLSWTGMLHSNPGDYAWGQGGLDAVITQLLGQFENTGPPPAEKEKICSLPTVTVSQEQVDSNVECPVCKEDYSLGEPVRQLPCSHLFHSDCIVPWLEMHDTCPVCRKSLSGEDATRQSLDAPSLNGDARPQERWSS is encoded by the exons ATGGCCGAGGCTGCCGCGGTTTCAAGACATCGCTTCTTCTGCCACTGCTGTAAGGGGGAAGTAAGCCCCAAACTGCCG GAGTACATTTGTCCCAGGTGTGAATCCGGGTTCATTGAAGAAGTCGCAGATGATTCCAG CTTGCTGGAAAGCGGGGCCAGTGCTGTAAATGATGACGCAGCCATGCAGTTTTCAGAG CTGTGGCACCTGCTTTTCGTGGAGCGCCCCTTCTCCCTGGACCTGGACAGTCGGGAGTCTGCGGAGAGGCAGCAGCTGAGTGGCTCGGAGCACTGGGGCCCCGGCAGGCCCACACGACTCCAGAACCAGAGGAGATACCGGAGCAGAGGCACCACGAGGCCCGAGCGCTCCCCCGCGGTCGAGGG GATTGTGCAGCAGTTCCTGGCCGGTCTCTTTGCAAACTCTGGAGTTCCCGGCTCACCGCCTCTCTCATG GACAGGCATGCTTCATTCCAATCCAGGGGACTATGCGTGGGGACAGGGGGGGCTCGACGCGGTCATCACACAG ctcctcGGACAGTTTGAGAACACGGGCCCCCCTCCAGCTGAGAAGGAGAAGATCTGCTCCCTGCCCACAGTGACCGTCTCTCAGGAACAAGTCG ATTCGAATGTGGAGTGCCCCGTGTGCAAAGAGGATTACTCTCTGGGGGAGCCGGTCAGACAGCTCCCGTGCAGTCACCTCTTCCACAGCGACTGCATCGTGCCCTGGTTAGAGATG CACGACACGTGTCCAGTGTGTCGAAAGAGCCTCAGCGGCGAAGACGCCACGCGGCAGAGCCTAGACGCCCCCAGCCTGAACGGAGACGCGAGACCCCAGGAGCGGTGGTCGTCCTAG